The following coding sequences are from one Agelaius phoeniceus isolate bAgePho1 chromosome 24, bAgePho1.hap1, whole genome shotgun sequence window:
- the SLC66A1 gene encoding lysosomal amino acid transporter 1 homolog isoform X1, which yields MAARRWRGVPSGNVSDCPNGSRWIMDVFHECAQDSRDVASIVLGLGSIGCFIAAAFPQFYQACRTGIMDQALSIYFLLGWLGGDLLNLIGSFLADQLPLQVYTAIYYVLADLAMLSLYCYYRVKNGGRAFPAPINAAFVFLSVGSLSSLSLLGSASTEAPGAFKGRSLLSAPGDELGPKPFSRTEIIGFAIGSVSSVLYLCSRVPQICTNYKRKSTSGVSYSLFALVMLGNSLYGLSVLLKNPEPGQAQGDYILHHLPWLVGSLGVLALDVAISFQFLAYRKGRPGSLEERDALLGEPDESPES from the exons ATGGCTGCGCGGCGCTGGAGGGGTGTCCCCTCTGGGAATGTCTCTGATTGTCCCAACGGCTCCCGCTGGATCATGGATGTGTTCCATGAGTGTGCCCAGGACAGCCGGGATGTCGCCAGCATcgtcctggggctgggctccatCGGCTGCTTCATCGCCGCAGCCTTCCC GCAGTTCTACCAGGCCTGCAGAACAGGCATCATGGACCAGGCTCTCTCCATCTatttcctgctgggatggctGGGCGGAGACCTCCTCAACCTCATCGGCTCCTTCCTGGCTGAtcagctgcccctgcag GTGTACACAGCCATTTACTACGTGCTGGCAGACCTGGCCATGCTCTCCCTCTACTGCTACTACCGGGTGAAGAACGGGGGCAGAGCCT TCCCTGCTCCCATCAATGCAGCCTTTGTGTTCCTCTCCGTGGGGTCCCTGtccagcctctccctcctgggcagtgccagcactgaGGCTCCAGGGGCTTTCAAAGGGAGGTctctgctgtcagctccagGGGATGAGCTTGGACCAAAG CCGTTCTCCAGGACCGAAATCATTGGATTTGCCATCGGCTCCGTGTCCTCCGTGCTCTACCTGTGCTCCCGGGTGCCCCAGATCTGCACCAAC taCAAGAGGAAATCCACCAGTGGGGTCTCCTACTCTCTCTTTGCCCTGGTGATGCTGGGGAATTCCCTGTATGGGCTCAGTGTCCTCCTGAAGAACCCGGAGCCAGGCCAGGCCCAAGGTGACTACATCCTGCAccacctgccctggctggtGGGCAGCCTGGGAGTGCTGGCCCTGGACGTGGCT ATCTCCTTCCAGTTCCTGGCCTACAGGAAAGGACGGCCTGGCAGCCTCGAGGAGAGGGATGCTCTCCTGGGGGAGCCAGATGAGAGCCCCGAGAGCTGA
- the SLC66A1 gene encoding lysosomal amino acid transporter 1 homolog isoform X2, which yields MDQALSIYFLLGWLGGDLLNLIGSFLADQLPLQVYTAIYYVLADLAMLSLYCYYRVKNGGRAFPAPINAAFVFLSVGSLSSLSLLGSASTEAPGAFKGRSLLSAPGDELGPKPFSRTEIIGFAIGSVSSVLYLCSRVPQICTNYKRKSTSGVSYSLFALVMLGNSLYGLSVLLKNPEPGQAQGDYILHHLPWLVGSLGVLALDVAISFQFLAYRKGRPGSLEERDALLGEPDESPES from the exons ATGGACCAGGCTCTCTCCATCTatttcctgctgggatggctGGGCGGAGACCTCCTCAACCTCATCGGCTCCTTCCTGGCTGAtcagctgcccctgcag GTGTACACAGCCATTTACTACGTGCTGGCAGACCTGGCCATGCTCTCCCTCTACTGCTACTACCGGGTGAAGAACGGGGGCAGAGCCT TCCCTGCTCCCATCAATGCAGCCTTTGTGTTCCTCTCCGTGGGGTCCCTGtccagcctctccctcctgggcagtgccagcactgaGGCTCCAGGGGCTTTCAAAGGGAGGTctctgctgtcagctccagGGGATGAGCTTGGACCAAAG CCGTTCTCCAGGACCGAAATCATTGGATTTGCCATCGGCTCCGTGTCCTCCGTGCTCTACCTGTGCTCCCGGGTGCCCCAGATCTGCACCAAC taCAAGAGGAAATCCACCAGTGGGGTCTCCTACTCTCTCTTTGCCCTGGTGATGCTGGGGAATTCCCTGTATGGGCTCAGTGTCCTCCTGAAGAACCCGGAGCCAGGCCAGGCCCAAGGTGACTACATCCTGCAccacctgccctggctggtGGGCAGCCTGGGAGTGCTGGCCCTGGACGTGGCT ATCTCCTTCCAGTTCCTGGCCTACAGGAAAGGACGGCCTGGCAGCCTCGAGGAGAGGGATGCTCTCCTGGGGGAGCCAGATGAGAGCCCCGAGAGCTGA